From the genome of Nicotiana tabacum cultivar K326 chromosome 2, ASM71507v2, whole genome shotgun sequence:
CTGTTAGTTATTTTGCTCAGTTGTATATGCTTACATATGTAGCCCCTAATGTTATGAAGGCATGTTCGGGGTTGATGAATGCTTTCTTTTTTGCATGAAACAGTGGCAGCTATGCAGCACAAGCCAGTTGGGAGACCTTTTGAAGCCCAAATCTATGAGAGACCAGATGTTAATTCAATCAAGGTCAGCAATTTTTTTCATGAAACAATTAATAAGTCTGATTAGAGGCGTGATAAATGTAACATTTGTATGTAGAATGAAGACATACAAAGTATTGTTTGGTGCTTGTATCGGCTAAAAAGCATGGAAGATGATTAGAATAACTTTTTAGTAGAAATCTTCGCAGAGGTTCCTATTAGCTTTAGATAATTGGCGGTGTTTATTGAGAACTATATCTTCCTTTAGGTTCTACTTTTATATACCACTTGCACTAcattaataaattattataatatataagaAATTGTTTTTGTAGTGGATGCTGATACCTTTTATCTACTATTGattgaaaaataaattagagTGTAGGTTGGTCTTAGGTGAAAGATCTCAACAGTACCCCAGGATGTGGATGGTTCTTTTAGCCTCTATAATGTTGttgtagttttattattttaacttttttctttttgcaaatcTGATCAAACTTCTAGACCTGCTTGATTTGTTGAATAGCAATATTGCCAAGCAGCACAAATACAGACATGAGAGTTGTGTCAGACATTAGCCATCTCTCTGATTGTGAACACACGGTTATGTAGTGTTTCCTTTTACTCTTTTTTGCATTTCTTTTCTTGTCTTAATCCTTTCATTGCTTTTGTGTCTTTTATTAAAAGGGTTGGAAACAGTCACAAACTGATGAAGGAAAGAAGAGCATATCATTGTTAAGGGCTTGTCAAGGCACATAAAATGCTtgcaattatattttttttctaaaataactaAACTTTGGAGCTAgataaatgaaaaaggaaaagatgTTTTTATATGTTTGTGAGGTATAGCATTTTCTGATTTAGATCAGGACTCTTCATGACATGTAGATTTAGGATTAACTCCTACAGTACTGAGGAGAATTAACAATTCAGAAATTTCATGCCAGGGTACTACAAGGACTTTGCACGAATACCAGTTTCTTCCAGAGCAACCATCAATTAGAAGCGATGCCTATGAACAATCTGTACCATCTCATTATCACAGTTCAATTGAAGTTCAGAGCACCAGAACCATGTTATCAACTGGGAGGTCATTTATGCATGGGAGTGAGCAAGTGGCCTCTGGATACAGTATTCCTGGTCAGATCCCGACTTTAAATCTTCTGCCTGAAGGAAAGCAGGGTCACATATCTCCAGCTTCTGCAGAGGCTGATGCTGTTCCACGAAGATCTCTTGTGAACATAGGAGTGGAGGCTAATTATGGTGGCCAGCCAATGACGTCATTGGAGAGTCCGTTTATGCCGAGAGTCATCCATGATGAGGAACGGTTGGAGAGAAAGCGAAAGGTTTCAACAGATACCTACTCTTTTAAGATAATATTCTTTTAAAATTTGTATAGAAGTGTGTATAAAAACATATTTTACCTTATCAATCTGTTAGTTAGTCTGGACCAATCCATGGATTTTCTTGAGTTGTTAGGAAGGAAAGAGTTGCAGCTTTTCTGTTTGGTCTTTGTAGGAGTTCCATTTCCTTTTGTACCAGCTTGGTACCATTCCAATAAAATTTTACCTTATAAAAAACATTTTGTACTTTACATATGAAAATTTTGTTATCatcttttaaaaatttcaataGAAAGGTAGACAgaattccttgcatgaggctttGCTGTAACAAGGATGAATTCTCCTGCTTCTTGAACATACTTTATCACTCGAGCAGTTTCTGTGGTAAGAGAGCTGTTTCTCGGGCCTGTTTTTAGGTTTTGGCCTCATAGTTCACATATATCTTGCAGAGCGAAGAGGCGAGAATTGCAAGGGAAGTGGAGGCCCATGAAAAAAGGATACGGAAAGAGCTTGAGAAGCAAGACATGTTGCGGAGAaaggtctctctctctctcctattCATCACAAAATGTTGTATGGTCGAGAGCAGCGATGGAAGTGTTATTTACTTGAAATCTTATTTATTCTTTTGATAAAAATTCATGATCGCTACACCAATATTGTGCTAACTCCACAAACTATCTAGGTTCATTATATAGGCATCCCATAAGACTAGCCAACTATCTATACCAGTAGGTATGCTTTGTTTAAACCAGAAatacaaatgaaacaaaagaGAATTTATGACCTTGACCACGGATTTTCAATTCTTTAGAATATATCTCCTACTTCTCTCTCTCTCCATAATAACCAAAAAAGCACATGTTTTGCATAGCTTCTTTTCCCTAGCTCCCTGATTACTTAAACTCCAACCTTCCATTTGAGTCCGCGACAGTTCTAGGTAGTAGACAATGAATGTTAAAAATTGAGATCAAGGCCTAAATCTCTGCGACAGGATCATAATGTAGTAGAAGGTGGTCTAAATACTCGAaatcttatttattgtttatcCTCAGAGAGAAGAGCAAATGAGGAAAGATATGGAGAGACAGGACAGGGAAAGGCGGAAAGAGGAAGAAAGATTGCTCCGCGAAAAGCTGCGGGAAGAAGAGAGATACCAGCGTGAGCAAAGGCGTGAAATGGAACGAAGAGAGAAGTTTTTGCTGAAAGAGTCTATAAAAGTAAGTAATTTTGCAATTTCTTTATCAGAGATATGTCACTTCTATAGCTTTAGGCAGGAGACGGAGTTCATTTTCCTCCCTTACCTCCTGTAGGCAGAGAAAATGAGGCTTAAAGAAGAAATGCGCCGAGAGAAAGAGGTTGCAAGGCTTAAAGCGGCTAATGTAAGGGCTACTGCCCGAAGAATTGCGAAAGAATCAACGGAATTAATTGATGATGAGCGCCTGGAATTGATGGAGCTAGCAGCCTCAAAGAAGGGTTTGCCCTCAATTTTGTCACTAGACAGTGAAAATCTACAAAACCTTGAAGCATTTAGAGGTAGTTCCCAGATCATATACTTAACATGCAGTAAAAGTTTGTTCTTGTATATTGATCAGAAATTTACTTGCTAGACTTGAATAATAAGCTTGGTAAACAACCTCTTGCAGCAATGCAAGGTAAGGCAGCATACAATAAATCCAATGTGGTTCAGCCTTTCCCCGGACTGTGTGcgtagcgggagcttagtgcactgggTTGCCTTTTATGTGCTCTGCTATTTCATGAAAAGAATGCTTTTGGCTTTACTACTGAATACTACTTTCACCATCCCATTATACTTGTGACACTATTTGATTAGGTGCATAGTTTGAGATGTTACTTTGACTTGTCTAATATATAAGGAGGGAAAGAATATTATGTTTAGTAGTTAGTTGGATATAGAAAACATCAAATTCGAAGTTAAAAGTAATTGAATTTCAATTCTTTAACTTGAAAAAAGGAATTCGTAAACTTGTGAAAGTGTTGTTAATATTAGCGTCCGGAATAGTGCATCCTGGCATGTCCAACATAGAAGAGTCAAGAAGTACTGTGCTTTTCTTCTCCTCATTTAGAAAAGTGAATCTTTAATTTCCATgttatatatgatttgttttttttgtttgtgaTAGTGCTTTCATGCTTTTCCCTGTGGATTACAGCATGTTTGTGTCTAATGATGTCTTTCTATAGAAAcagatctctctctctcttctttaattttgtatttcttttttattGTATGGTTAGCGGGAGTAGATGGTCTTTGAGCATTAGTATCATGCTCTTATCAGATACTGATGATTGACATGCTCAATGACATATTATGTACTGAATGGCCTGTTTGCATTCAAATGAGCACTCTTTAGTCGAAACCTATGAGCCAAGGGAACAACAcagttcctttttctttttccattatTTCATGTTTTGAAGGAATATTTGAGAAGTAGAAATGACCAATATGTTACTCCTAACTTTTGATCCAAAATTAATTTATGCTTCAGATATGCTCATTGAATTTCCACCAAAGAGTGTCAGCTTGAGAAagccatttggagttgagccaTGGATATGCTCTGAGGAGGACGTGGGCAATCTTTTAATGGTGAGACCATTTGCTACCTTGTTTAAAACACAcagttcattttatgtatttaattttGAGGAGGTGGAGCTCTTGTTTGGTCGGTTCTGGTGTTGTCTATTTGTATAAAAGACATAATATTCTACgattcaacttttatttaaacATTTTGTAAGATCCTCCTTCAACAGGTTTACTTTCCACGAGCATGGAAGGTCCTTGCCTTATTTTAATTTACTAGATTTTTGAGGTTGGGGTTTTCCTAAAATGATACCCCTCTCTGGTAGTGGCAAACTCCGCAATCTCGGTCGACTCAAAACCATTCAGGAACAAGAAAATACCATTGGTTTTGGATTAAATGTCGATGATAGAATACATCAATAGCCCCAAAGGGGGTGGCGCAGTGGTCGAAGAGACGGAGTAATAATATTGAGAATCAAGGTTCGGATACCAGCAGTGTTGACCTGGTGAATTTTTCCCATTTGTCTATACCATCATTGGCGGAGTTATCATTGGCGGAGTTATCTGGTAGTTGGTACCTAGTGAATTTGTCGATGTGAAAGTTGGCTGCAACACTACTtttacaaaaaaggaaaaaaaggtcaTTGTGTGCTATGGTCTCTCCCGATTTTGGTTCAAGCTTTTCAGTTGTAATTTTACCAAGATCTCTAACTAATTCAAAAGTAAGTCCGTCCTAAAATGTCAACATTTTAAAGGCTGATAACATTTTGGAAGGCAGGGGGTACTAACATAGCTTACTATGAATGTATTGGCTCCCATAGGTAACCCTTGTGTTTCATGGTCATCACTGTTGCTACTCATTGCATCCTGCCTATCAACAGTAAAATCTTTGTATTTGGACTGGAGTGAATGAAAACCATGTAACTCCTACAGGGTTATTTCTTAACCAGATTTCATGATGAACTGAGCCCTCTAAGCATCTGGATTGCTTGGAGTTACGAATAGGGACACTttctaagaatttttttttataattattttgtaaGGATTTCTTTTGCCCTTCCTCACCAGGTTTGGAGATTCTTAATTACTTTTTCTGATGTTCTTCGTCTCTGGCCATTCACTCTGGATGAGTTTGTACAAGCATTTCACGATTTTGTAAGTTCCTCATTTCTTTTTTTGGATTTACAATTTTGAATTTTTCCAGGGTAATTGCATATATAAAACGTTAGGACACACTACTTTCAGGATCCAAGGCTGCTTGCAGAGATACATATTGCTCTTCTCAAATTGATAATAAAAGATATTGAAGATGTTGCGAGAACACCTGCCAGTGCAGTAGGAGCAAACCCAAACAGTGGAGTGAATCCTGGAGGCGGGCATCCTGAGATTGTTGAAGGGGTAGATTTTTATATGTTATTGGTCTTTCCTGCTAGTCTGGTTAGCAATGTGATGTGGTTTTTTCCCCACTCATTATGAAATGTTCTAGTGATGTACTTTGTAACAGGCATATGCATGGGGTTTTGACATAAGAAGTTGGCAGCGCCACTTGAATGCCCTGACGTGGCCTGAAATACTGCGGCAATTTGCACTGTCTGCTGGTTTTGGGCCAAAGCTAAAAAAACAAAGTGTTGAACCAGCATATCCACGTGATGAAAATGAGGTATGATcttcctttccttttccttttgttCTCCTCCATAAGAAATTGGCTTGTCAAGTTAAGCTTAATTAAATGCCAGTCGATTGCAGTACTGGCTTGCAAAAAGCTCGCACTGGTAGCTAGGTTAAAAGGTTGTTGATAGGCTTGTTTCAGTAAACTTTTTGCATATTCAATGTGGAAGGacacgtgtttgcttggtcttaaAGGGGGGAAGACGAACTTGAGCATTTTCCCATTTAACTGCTTGCTTTTGTTTGTACAATTCCTTGAAAATTTAATTCGTAATGTTATTCCCTTTAAGCAATCTAGCAAACTGATGTGTTGATTTTGAATGTATCTTTTGGGGTTATTtatcccaaaaaaataaaaaggcagctcagtgcactaagctcctgctattCGCGGCGGTCCATAGAAGGGTGGACAACATTGGGTCTTATGTATGCaaccttaccttgcatttctgcgaGAGTCTGTTTTCGCGGCTTGaacccaaaaaaaatatatatatgttttggGCTAATTTAGTGTTTTGCAAGACATTTTTCCTATTTATCTTCTACTATGATCATGGAAGAAAAGCGTTTAATACACTAGTATACTAGGTACACTTTTTCTCTTTAAGAACGGTGGTGTTTGGGCTAGCTTGTGcgcacctcgactattccaccaggtacctgctacctcccGCCAATACAGGTACGGGTAACTATGCCTATCAAGGCTTAGGCAGATGGGAGTATATTAGGTACTTCAGATGCCTAGTTTGTTTTGTCTCTAAAGATTAAGACTAGATTGAatctacccttcccagaccccgctagtggaattttactgggttgttgttgttgggttctTTTATCATGTCACCTCCAATTTGGTTGCAACTACAGGGTAATGATGGAGCAGATATCATTTCCAATTTACGGAGTGGAGTTGCAGCTGAGAAAGCAGTTGCCAAATTGCAAGAGAGGGGTTTTTCTAATCCGCGGAGATCTAGGCATCGATTGACACCTGGAACAGTCAAATTTGCAGCATTTCATATTCTTTCCCTTGAGGGAAGTAAGGGTCTTAATATCCTCGAAGTTGCTGAAAAGATTCAGGTATTTTTGGTGATTCTTATTATCTGGAAGCTGTTGAAAGATTTAGATAATCTGTTGATCATGTGATGCTGTTTCCTGCTGCTCTTTTAGCTGACTATATatttctttttttggttgaagAAATCTGGTCTTCGGGATCTGAAAACCAGCAAGACACCTGAAGCATCTATTTCTGCTGCATTATCGAGAGATACAAAGCTTTTCGAGAGAACAGCACCTTCAACATATTGTTTACGTGATCCTTACAGGAAAGATCCTGCTGATGCTGATGCCATTCTTTCTGCTGCTAGGGAAAAAATTCGAGTGTTTAAAAATGAGTGTGTGAATGGAGAAGAAGCAGAGGATGTTGAGAAAGAGGTTGAAAGGGATGATGAATCTGAAAGTGATGCTGCTGATGATCCTGAGGTTGATGATTTAGTCTCCGAGTTAAAATTCGCGGAGACTCCTCAATCCCATAAAACCGACAGAACTGACGGAATGAATTCTACTGAAGATGTATCAGAAATTTTACGTTTTGACTTGACACAAACACCAGGAGATGTTAGTCTGCAGATTTCAACCGGAATAATGCATTCAGAAAGTTTCGGAGAGTTAAAACCCATAGGAACTTCTGGTTGTCAATCAGCCGCAATTGATGCTGATTCAAGTAATCTCAATCAAGAAGATGCAGTGATTGATGAAAGCAACGCTGGTCAGAAATGGGTTCAAGGGCTTACAGAAGGGGAGTATTCTGATTTAACCGTTGAAGAGCGCCTTGATGCCCTTGTTGCCTTGATTGGTGTTGCAAATGAGGGGAATTCTATTCGCCTTGTATTAGAGGTTTGTTGATAATGGTGTGTTGGATGTTTTCCTTGTCAATTATCCTATCAGTGAACTTAGTGTGAAATCTTTTCAGGAGCGACTAGAAGCTGCATCTGCATTGAAGAAGCAGATTTGGGCTGAGGCGCAGCTCGATAAACGTCGTTTCAAAGAAGAGTTTTTACTGAAGGTCCAATATCCATCTGTTTGCAACAACGCTGAACAGTTCTGCTCAGTTACTTCCAGGGAAGCCAGGAAAAGTCCTCTTCTTGCTGTTGATGGCCACAGTGAGGTAGCAGCCATACGTTCACTTCAGCAGGAAGCCATGCATAAATTGCCAGATGAATCCAATAATTCTAGTAATGTTGCTGTAGAAAAGGCTTGCCCAATGCAAGAGATTTATGGAGGCCAGGATAACTCACAGTTCCAGCATTTTGCATATGTTGCTGAAAAGTCGCGTTCCCAGCTGAAAGCTTATATCGGCCATAGGGCGGACGAGACATTTGTTTATCGGTCTCTGCCCCTTGGTCAAGATCGCAGACGTAACCGGTACTGGCAGTTTATCACGTCACCCTCTCGAAATGATCCAGGCTCTGGCAGGATTTTTGTTGAGCTACGTGATGGTAGATGGAGACTAATTGATTCTGAAAAGGTAGTAAAATATTACCTTCTGTATCAGCAGCATTTGTGGGCGCATTGGTTACCGTTATTTATTTTGGGGGGCTAATTTTATCTCAATACCTCATCTAGATTTATGTGGAATTGTTGATTATCAATGGACATATTGCTTTTTTCCCTGTTTATATGGTAAAATAATCCCAAAAGCCTCTGTCCAGGAGCCAACAGTAGCATTTTCACACATCGCTCTCCCGGTGGTTTGGACCACCATCCTTATGTTTGTGGAGGGTCCTTACCACTATGCCATTCCTctctttttttgataaggtaaattgtattaatcaaaagggagaaaaaactcccgcatacaagaagtataccaaaaagtagagaatttacatcagaacatgattctctacaaaagacgcccAATCTTCTACACAAGTAGGGGCTATATGTGTGCACCAAAAAGCGATtaaagataaaagactattcttaagatgtgaaaacGGAGACTCAATCCCCTCAAAAACTCTCCTATTTCTCTCTCCCCAGACtatccacatgagagctaacAGGGCGAACTTCCACGCCTTTTGCTTGCTTCTTCTATGGAAACCGGCCCAACTATATAGCATTTCCTTTACAGTGTTTGGCATCTCCCATTGAATACCAAAAAGATTCAAGATTTCCCTCCACAAACCCCAGGACACAGGGCAATGCAGCAGCAGaagatgatcaacttcttcccctgaGCCTTTACACATGAAAGaccaactaacaagtgtaattccTCTCTTTCGCAGATTTTCAGCTGTTAAGATCACTCCCCTCGCTGCTAGCCATGCAAAAAAACACACCTTTGTGGGCGCCTTAGGAATCCAGATCGATGAGTATGGAAAATTGTCCTCCTCTCTTGCCAACATACTCTGGTAAAATGACTTTACGGAGAACAAACCATCGCTACACAACCCCCATTTCCAAGAATCGCAAGATGGATGGGGCCTGTCTTGTCCGTATAGCAGTGCCAACAAATTTTGGAGCTCCGAaatctcccaatcttgcatgttccttctaaaagagaggtcccatactacccccttcatgctccttgcgaatctgttggaccatcaattctttctggtttgaaactctgaagacGTGGGGGAAAGAGACCCTCAAAGTATCCTCTCCACACCatctgtgattccaaaagttgatTCTCCTTCCATCTCTCACCCTGTAAGTGATGTTGCCATAGAAAGCTTCCCAGTTCTTCATGATGTtcctccacatgccacacccGAACGGTGCTGTGATTGCCTTGGTCCTCCAACCCCCTCCCGTAGAATCGTACTTTTCTACTATGACCTTCCTCCATAGAGCATGCTCTTCTACCCCGAATCTCCATAGCCACTTCCCCGACAAAGCTTTGTTGAATACCCGAAGATCTTTTATTCCAAGTCCACCCCACTTCTTTGGGGAAGTGGCTGTCTGCCAATTCACTAGATGAAACTTTCTAGTTCCATCCGCCGCATCCCAAAGAAAATTCCTTTAAAGCCGCTCCAGTTTTTCTGTGATATCACAGGAGCTTGCAACAGGGACAAGTAATAGGTAGGGATACTCGACAAAGTGCTTTTGATAAACACTTCCTTACCGCCTTTTGACAAGTACCGTTTCTGCTAgcctgctaatcttttttcaaccctttcaatgactggattccaaaccgtagtatccttatgcAAAGCGCCCAATGGTAGACCCAGGTAAGTAGTGGGAGGAGAGCCCAACTTGCATCCGAGAACATGAGACAAAGCATCAATGTTAGCAACCTCACCCACCGGGAAAATCTCACACTTGCCGaggttgattttgagtcctgATACTATCTGAAACCACTGCAGTACCTGCTTCAGGCAGGTCAGCTGATCCATATCGGCATCGCAGAAAACCAATGTGTCATCCGCAAAAAGCAAATGAGAGCCTCTTCGGGCACTGAGCACCCCGATCGGAGCTGAGAATCCTCTAAAGTAGCCTCCACCTGCCGCACGATCCATCATTTTACTCAGAGCATCCATCACTAAAATGAATAGCATGGGGGATAGAGGGTCACCTTGCCTGAGACCCCTGGAGCTGCCAAAGAAACCACACGGGCTACCTTTAACCAGGACAGAGAATCTGACTGAGGAAATGCAGAACTTGATCCATCCCCTCCATCTTTCCCCAAACCCCATCCGCTTCATAATGAAGTCCAGGAACTCCCAATTGACATGGTCGAAAGCCTTCTCAAGGTCCAACTTGCACAGTAAGCCgggttctctatttttccttctggAGTCTACAAGTTCATTTGCCACCAGAGCAGCATCCAGGATCTGCATACCTTCCACAAACGCATTCTGGGAGGACGAAACAGATACGTTAAGAACCTTCTTGAGTCTGTTGGAGAGCACtttagaaataatcttgtaaaTGCTCCCCACGAGACTGATAGGCCTTTAGTCTCTGATACAAAGATCCGCCTTCTTTCTTAAGCACAATAGTAATAAAAGAAGCATTGATACTTCTCTCGAAAGCACCATTCACGTGGAAGTATTCAATGGCTTCCATCAACTCCCCTTTAATGGTGTCCCAACAGAGCTGGAAGAAGGTCAAGGAGAAACCATCAGGCCCGGGGGCCTTATCATCAGCACAACTCGAAACAGCATCGtgcacctcctcctcctcgaaaGATCTTTCTAGCCACTCACTGTCTCCCTCCCCTATGTGGTTGAACTCTATTCCCCCCAAAAGTAGGCCTCCAACTAACTTCCTCTTTGTATAAGTTCTCATAAAATCCCACTATCGCCCCTTTTACCTCCTTCTCTCCCTCAATCCTCACCCCATCCACAACTAAGGACTCTATGAAGTTTCTCCTTCGATTTGCAACCCCAACCCTGTGGAAAAACTTGGCATTCGAATCCCCCTCCTTTAGCCAGAGCACCCTTGATTTTTGCCGCCAACTAGTCTTCTGAGCTATTGCTAACTCGACTGTTTCCCTCTTAACCTCCCCCAATCTCGCTCTCTCAGATTCATCTAGCTCCCTCGCCCCTTCTCCTCTCTCTAATCCCCCCAATTCATGCGTAAGCTCCCTCATTTTGACCTCTACCCTCCTGAAGACCTCCTTATTCTacctaataatatctcccttgagCAATTTGAGTTTCTTCGACAGACGGAACGAAGGTGACCCTGATACCCCGTAGCTTGTCCACCATTCTTTcactttgtcaccaaatcctggCACTTTCAACCACATGTTCTTGAATCGGAAGGGAGCACGCACCCCCTCCCTCTGCATCCATCTAGCAAGATAGGCAAATGATCCGAAGTCAGCCTAGGTAAGGGAATCTGCAGCACATTCGGCACCAGCTCATCCCATGAGGGCGATATCAAAAATCTATCAAGTCTAGACCTTGAGTCGAAATCCTCCGCCCTGGCCCAAGTAAACCTTTCCCCTGACAAAGGAAGATCAATGAGAAAGTGATCATTGATGAAATCAGAAAACTCCTCTATGGCGCTCGAAATCAGATTACACCATAATCTCTCCTCCGGGAATCTAATAGTGTTAAAGTCTCCCCCTAGAACCCATGGAATGTCCCATTCCCCCATAATATTGGCCAGTTCTTCCGAGAAAGACACGTTGGACCCTTCCTCTACCGGTCCGTACACTCCCCCAAATCCCCACTCCACCCCACTCACTCTATCTTTGACGAGAGCTGCTAAAGAAAAAGCTCCCTTCCTAATCTTCTTTACCTCCAAGCTTATATCATCCCACATAAGTAGAATGCTCCCGACACTTCCCGCTGTTGGGACCCAGTCATATTTCACCCAACTACCTCCCCAGATGCTTCTCACGATCGCATCTGACAAGACTTCCATTTTGGTCTCCTAAAAACAAACTAGGTTGGCACCCCACTCCCTAACTCCCACTTTGATGATGACCCTTTTGTTTGGGTCATTCATCCCCTCACATTCTACGAAAGAATCTTAACTTCCATAAGTAACAATAGCCTCCATTTCCCCACCCCCCTATCCGAGGTCCCTTTCTCCCTGTCACACACCCGGCCCCTTCTCTGATACACCACTACATTCCCTAAATTATTTTGCTTAACACCTTTACCCAATTCCCTCCCTGCACCTTCGTAAAAAGATTGTTTCTCAATCTCCCTCAACAGTTCTAGCACCCTATCTTCCTTCCCTTCAAAAGAAACACCTAAGAACTTCCCAAAGTTTAATAGTTTTTCCTCCATCGAGAAGGACATATCCCCTTCTCCAATCCGTGACGAAATTGGACATGCGTATTCTGTAAGTAACTTTTCCTTGCCCCTACCGGAGGAATGCAAGACCATAGCATTGCTAGCAATAGGAACTTTAGGTGCCTGGTGGATCTCGTCGTTTTCTTGAGTGGCACCCACCTCTGAAATTGATGCCTCTCTGGCAGGGTATCGTGATGGAGCCCTTGCCAGCATATTAACTGGTATTACTGGCCCGCCACTGGTATTACTG
Proteins encoded in this window:
- the LOC107765707 gene encoding homeobox-DDT domain protein RLT2 isoform X1 yields the protein MEPDSSAAAAAAAAAATAGGGSGSSDVEKKKLPEGEPKVKRKMKTASQLEILENTYAVETYPSEALRAELSVKLGLSDRQLQMWFCHRRLKDRKASTPVKRQKKEASPVAMADEMAVSGEIGKEHASGSGSRVSPLGLVDLQLQQQHHQQRVAHRPGTAVPRFRTEMPALKRYYEPPQAISELRAIAFVEAQLGQPLREDGPILGMEFDPLPPGAFGAPIVAAMQHKPVGRPFEAQIYERPDVNSIKGTTRTLHEYQFLPEQPSIRSDAYEQSVPSHYHSSIEVQSTRTMLSTGRSFMHGSEQVASGYSIPGQIPTLNLLPEGKQGHISPASAEADAVPRRSLVNIGVEANYGGQPMTSLESPFMPRVIHDEERLERKRKSEEARIAREVEAHEKRIRKELEKQDMLRRKREEQMRKDMERQDRERRKEEERLLREKLREEERYQREQRREMERREKFLLKESIKAEKMRLKEEMRREKEVARLKAANVRATARRIAKESTELIDDERLELMELAASKKGLPSILSLDSENLQNLEAFRDMLIEFPPKSVSLRKPFGVEPWICSEEDVGNLLMVWRFLITFSDVLRLWPFTLDEFVQAFHDFDPRLLAEIHIALLKLIIKDIEDVARTPASAVGANPNSGVNPGGGHPEIVEGAYAWGFDIRSWQRHLNALTWPEILRQFALSAGFGPKLKKQSVEPAYPRDENEGNDGADIISNLRSGVAAEKAVAKLQERGFSNPRRSRHRLTPGTVKFAAFHILSLEGSKGLNILEVAEKIQKSGLRDLKTSKTPEASISAALSRDTKLFERTAPSTYCLRDPYRKDPADADAILSAAREKIRVFKNECVNGEEAEDVEKEVERDDESESDAADDPEVDDLVSELKFAETPQSHKTDRTDGMNSTEDVSEILRFDLTQTPGDVSLQISTGIMHSESFGELKPIGTSGCQSAAIDADSSNLNQEDAVIDESNAGQKWVQGLTEGEYSDLTVEERLDALVALIGVANEGNSIRLVLEERLEAASALKKQIWAEAQLDKRRFKEEFLLKVQYPSVCNNAEQFCSVTSREARKSPLLAVDGHSEVAAIRSLQQEAMHKLPDESNNSSNVAVEKACPMQEIYGGQDNSQFQHFAYVAEKSRSQLKAYIGHRADETFVYRSLPLGQDRRRNRYWQFITSPSRNDPGSGRIFVELRDGRWRLIDSEKDFNALMASLDVRGIRESHLHSMLQNIEATFKETSRRYVYTEAKVSNLVKADTSETVPSNDCCSKTGSPKSTICISNCETPEPSTSFLIGIGRNKMENSDALSRYADLEKWMWEECVNTQFLCARKYGKMRCETLISICNNCHDTYFLEDNHCHCCHTTFSLAKTSCFMEHVAQCKDKLEDLFRPLISDSAPPLRIRLQRAQLASMEACIPPEALEPVWSEVYRRSWGLKLHIASAAGDLLQILTLLEDSIKREYLMSDYETTTELLGAVSNSNLDRMAVLPWVPHTTSAVALRLMELDSSLCYTQRQKADSLKDKESANFTTLKTNYADMKRVAGIISAEAPLEYENLEPDFSVKVGGRHGNSGQGRNHVRGAHSRVHGGRFQRKISASKSESAQRTSTKNSGRFDHLPAWKSRDRGKARRKRGRRSVRNRQKPVKNVENAAVEKVPIPSQQNWKEDEETAADQFEAPDNDSDPGTSGTEDDNGQATGDDYENLMADDYGTEPADGDDVDDYEDDHDEEDEEDGLADENVQRYFDAESEEEGNRLMDGELVENPNKDSESSSEYSD